The following are from one region of the Candidatus Dependentiae bacterium genome:
- a CDS encoding deoxyribonuclease IV — translation MKQQSPALLLGAHVSIAGGFEKAIEHGESINCTAIQIFTKSNRQWAAKAITPEEASRFIDAKKQSFIQSVSAHATYLINLGSPDSATQKKSITAVTDELDRCHMLDIPFLILHPGASLSSSEEDCLQRITDNLNEAMSKATGNTMVLLENMAGQGSVIGYKFEHLAFIRKNSDFKSKVGVCFDTCHAFAAGYDFSTPKSYETMWQEFDATIGLSHLKVIHINDSKKECDSKVDRHEDIGKGKLGLEPFRMLFNDPQWFNIPKILETPADDLKDYVRNMESIKSLILKTTRKVLNMDGSD, via the coding sequence ATGAAACAACAATCACCCGCCTTATTACTCGGTGCCCATGTCTCCATAGCTGGTGGCTTTGAAAAAGCTATCGAACATGGCGAGTCCATCAACTGCACGGCCATACAAATTTTTACTAAAAGTAATCGCCAATGGGCAGCGAAAGCGATTACCCCTGAAGAAGCGTCTCGTTTTATTGATGCAAAAAAACAATCTTTCATACAATCAGTATCTGCCCATGCAACATACTTGATCAACCTAGGGTCCCCTGATTCTGCAACACAAAAAAAATCAATAACAGCAGTTACCGATGAACTTGACCGGTGCCACATGCTTGATATTCCCTTCCTTATACTGCACCCGGGCGCATCTTTATCCAGTAGCGAAGAAGATTGCTTGCAGCGCATAACCGACAACTTAAACGAGGCTATGAGCAAGGCGACTGGCAACACCATGGTTTTATTGGAAAATATGGCTGGCCAAGGTTCCGTGATTGGCTATAAATTTGAGCATCTAGCTTTTATTCGTAAAAACTCTGATTTTAAATCGAAGGTTGGAGTATGCTTTGATACCTGCCATGCTTTTGCCGCTGGTTACGACTTTAGTACACCAAAAAGCTACGAGACTATGTGGCAAGAATTTGATGCAACAATTGGACTTAGCCACCTGAAAGTCATTCATATAAATGATTCAAAAAAAGAATGCGACTCAAAAGTAGACCGCCATGAAGATATCGGCAAAGGAAAACTGGGACTTGAGCCATTTCGCATGCTCTTTAATGATCCACAATGGTTTAATATTCCAAAGATTTTGGAAACACCAGCAGATGACCTAAAAGATTATGTGCGCAACATGGAAAGCATTAAGTCTCTGATTTTGAAAACAACAAGAAAAGTTTTGAATATGGATGGATCTGACTAG
- a CDS encoding MraY family glycosyltransferase, translating to MDVGIFIRSGFALLISFLVTFYLVPLCCIIARRLEFIDEPDGKIKVHKTATPYMGGVAVYVGFLVAFCLIYPFENNMLLFFTGSTLLLFIGLIDDLIVLRPYQKFFGQLLAATCFLKAGLYLKAQFFSNYWNLPLSAFWMLLIINAFNLVDVMDGLATLLAICATSSFLALAIYFNQPSVIILLCAFLGPLLAFFWYNKPTAKIYLGDAGSLFIGGFLATVPFLFNWGIYTISGYLTPIVILAIPLLEVGTLILVRTYKKIPFYLGSPDHFSIYLQRNGWSKWAILGYVLLLSLVLFGVSFLFLINCLSLWILCLSAGLFLIVWFALLWQK from the coding sequence ATGGACGTGGGTATTTTTATAAGATCTGGATTTGCATTATTGATTTCTTTCTTAGTAACATTCTATCTAGTTCCTTTATGTTGTATTATTGCGCGGCGCCTTGAGTTTATCGATGAGCCAGATGGAAAAATCAAAGTACACAAAACTGCGACTCCCTATATGGGCGGTGTAGCGGTTTATGTTGGGTTTCTTGTTGCTTTTTGTTTGATTTATCCATTTGAGAACAACATGTTGCTTTTTTTTACTGGATCTACACTTTTATTGTTTATAGGGCTGATAGATGATCTTATTGTTCTGCGTCCCTATCAAAAATTTTTTGGTCAACTACTAGCGGCAACTTGTTTTTTGAAGGCTGGCCTTTATTTAAAGGCGCAGTTCTTCTCTAATTATTGGAATCTACCTCTATCGGCATTCTGGATGTTGCTGATTATTAATGCTTTCAATCTGGTTGATGTTATGGATGGCTTGGCAACATTACTCGCTATTTGTGCTACAAGCTCATTTTTAGCCCTGGCAATCTACTTTAATCAACCTTCGGTTATTATTCTGCTCTGTGCGTTTTTAGGGCCTTTATTAGCGTTTTTTTGGTACAATAAACCTACAGCAAAGATTTATCTGGGGGATGCAGGTTCCCTTTTTATTGGGGGGTTCTTAGCAACAGTTCCTTTTTTGTTTAACTGGGGTATTTATACTATAAGTGGGTATTTAACACCTATAGTTATTTTGGCTATTCCACTACTCGAAGTTGGCACACTGATTTTGGTACGTACTTATAAGAAAATTCCATTCTATTTGGGTTCTCCAGACCATTTTTCAATCTATCTACAAAGAAATGGTTGGTCTAAATGGGCAATCTTGGGATACGTGCTTTTATTGTCACTTGTGCTCTTTGGCGTGTCGTTTTTGTTTCTCATCAATTGCCTCTCTTTATGGATATTATGTTTATCTGCCGGTCTTTTTTTAATTGTTTGGTTTGCTTTGTTGTGGCAAAAATAA
- the pilM gene encoding pilus assembly protein PilM, with protein MIKEIFLPNTINGYYLFPVRIVGFDVGKTHISATQIYMTGKKTIIEKYLETPLDQGSASNYAERVSNALKTIMLQLDTCDRVHTAISSSVVIFKELRLPFLNYEKIKMVLNYEVELLLPFPIQDACVDFIITKQYPDLGSSEVLVAAVQNNFIAEHLQLFTDAGISPDVVTVDLFALYGFYKKLPVYAATTSDVTFIDLGMQTTRIAYVQDGKLRFIRTINKGLGQSDTLESKLFWQEIQLTLQSFKAQAQNNTANTRIMLLGNGAEIKGIADVASQQLGMPCELMRANSLLHDSTITIKNDIPLPSSSIISLSTALPSPITQHFNLRQGIFALPIASLFNKQLLVACCLILLCIGSLGTYSFLQIRAMRNEAVASEKEALASLTERKDFERVLQEELKGTSEKNKLEDAKDIAQSAVKKLEEMWFAFTGSARSSMLQYLLELSNRIDRDGLGFDIESLTISEGTMTIKAHVKNHEALKILEKELKQSKLFSYVPTQEETNFTMKIILAKNGEGQS; from the coding sequence ATGATAAAAGAAATATTTTTGCCTAATACCATTAATGGTTATTATCTTTTCCCGGTACGTATTGTAGGTTTTGATGTTGGCAAGACACACATCAGCGCAACACAAATTTATATGACTGGTAAAAAAACCATCATAGAAAAATATCTAGAGACCCCCCTCGATCAAGGAAGCGCCTCCAACTATGCCGAGCGTGTGTCCAACGCACTTAAAACAATAATGCTTCAATTAGACACATGCGATCGTGTACACACAGCAATTTCCAGCTCAGTAGTCATATTTAAAGAATTACGCTTACCATTCTTAAATTATGAAAAAATAAAAATGGTGCTCAACTATGAAGTTGAGCTCTTATTACCTTTTCCAATACAGGATGCTTGCGTAGATTTCATTATCACTAAACAATACCCTGACCTTGGCAGTTCTGAAGTCTTAGTAGCGGCTGTACAAAACAATTTTATTGCTGAGCATCTTCAACTGTTTACCGATGCTGGCATTTCTCCTGATGTTGTTACCGTGGATCTTTTTGCACTCTATGGTTTTTATAAAAAACTTCCTGTCTATGCTGCCACTACAAGCGATGTCACCTTTATCGATCTTGGCATGCAAACAACACGAATAGCCTACGTGCAAGATGGCAAGCTTCGCTTTATTCGTACTATTAACAAGGGCTTAGGACAAAGCGACACATTAGAGTCAAAGTTGTTTTGGCAAGAGATACAACTCACCCTACAATCATTCAAAGCACAAGCGCAAAATAATACAGCAAACACAAGAATTATGTTGCTCGGCAATGGCGCAGAAATTAAAGGAATAGCTGATGTCGCATCTCAGCAACTAGGAATGCCTTGCGAGCTTATGCGTGCAAACAGTCTATTGCATGATTCAACCATTACTATTAAAAATGACATCCCGCTCCCAAGCTCAAGTATTATTAGCTTGAGTACAGCACTACCATCGCCTATTACCCAACATTTTAACCTGAGACAAGGCATTTTTGCTCTACCTATAGCCTCATTGTTTAACAAACAATTACTTGTTGCCTGTTGCCTTATACTCCTCTGCATTGGCTCTTTAGGAACCTATAGTTTTCTGCAAATACGAGCCATGCGCAACGAAGCAGTTGCCTCTGAAAAAGAAGCGCTTGCCTCACTGACAGAACGCAAAGATTTTGAACGCGTCTTACAAGAAGAACTCAAAGGTACAAGCGAAAAAAATAAACTCGAAGACGCTAAAGACATTGCTCAAAGCGCAGTGAAAAAATTGGAAGAAATGTGGTTTGCTTTTACAGGATCAGCCAGATCCTCGATGTTACAATATCTTCTTGAGCTTTCCAACAGAATAGATCGCGATGGCCTTGGATTTGATATAGAAAGCTTAACTATTAGCGAAGGCACCATGACGATAAAAGCACACGTTAAAAATCATGAGGCATTAAAAATTCTTGAAAAAGAATTGAAACAATCAAAACTGTTCAGTTACGTGCCAACACAAGAAGAAACAAACTTTACCATGAAAATTATTTTAGCAAAAAATGGTGAGGGGCAATCATGA
- the eno gene encoding phosphopyruvate hydratase, producing the protein MKIEKIIAREIFDSRGFPTIECDISLEEGFFVTASVPSGLSCGSAEAVELRDGGKRLMGKGVTQAIDNIEQIIAPPLLGQEPDVITSDLMMLALDGTDNKSKLGANAMLAVSIALLKAQALVEGLEPYEMIAHLCNFESVALPLPMFNMINGGVHAHNKLSIQEFLVVPVEMPSFRAAMESSIVMYHELQNLLLKNDKIVAVGDEGGFASDFTNDIEALDFLVEAIELTKKKVNGKFVLAIDVAASQLYDAKKKKYRVNGKLMSSDQLISFYEKLANQYPLYSIEDGLGEQDWDGWKNMTQTLMNKVQIVGDDIFVTNPEKIWQGIEQNIATAAIIKPNQIGTITETLQAIKLCKEHDMNTIVSHRSGETNDTFIVDLAVGTSAGHIKAGGLSRGERMEKYNYMLRIEDELARSLLDM; encoded by the coding sequence ATGAAAATTGAAAAAATTATTGCTCGAGAGATTTTTGATTCTCGAGGGTTTCCGACGATTGAATGTGATATTAGTTTAGAAGAAGGTTTTTTTGTTACTGCATCCGTGCCATCAGGATTGTCCTGTGGATCAGCGGAAGCGGTTGAGCTACGTGACGGCGGAAAACGATTAATGGGCAAAGGTGTTACACAAGCAATTGATAATATCGAACAAATTATAGCGCCTCCATTATTGGGACAAGAACCGGATGTAATAACTTCCGATCTTATGATGCTTGCATTAGATGGTACTGATAATAAATCGAAATTAGGCGCTAATGCTATGTTGGCAGTGAGCATTGCATTACTCAAGGCGCAAGCACTTGTTGAAGGGCTAGAACCCTATGAAATGATAGCTCACTTGTGTAATTTTGAATCAGTAGCATTACCATTGCCTATGTTTAACATGATTAACGGTGGTGTGCACGCGCATAATAAATTAAGCATACAAGAATTTTTAGTTGTACCTGTTGAAATGCCGAGCTTTCGCGCTGCTATGGAATCTTCGATTGTCATGTATCATGAGTTACAAAATTTATTACTTAAAAATGATAAGATCGTTGCTGTTGGTGATGAAGGCGGCTTTGCATCAGATTTTACCAATGATATTGAAGCATTAGATTTTTTAGTTGAAGCTATTGAATTAACAAAAAAGAAAGTTAATGGGAAGTTTGTTTTAGCAATTGATGTGGCGGCTTCACAACTTTATGACGCAAAGAAGAAGAAATATCGCGTTAACGGAAAGCTAATGTCGTCTGACCAACTTATAAGCTTTTATGAAAAGCTTGCAAACCAGTACCCTCTTTATTCAATTGAAGATGGTTTGGGAGAACAAGACTGGGATGGTTGGAAGAACATGACACAAACTTTGATGAATAAAGTTCAAATTGTTGGTGACGATATCTTTGTCACCAATCCTGAAAAAATCTGGCAAGGCATTGAACAAAACATTGCTACGGCCGCGATTATCAAGCCAAATCAAATTGGCACGATAACCGAAACATTACAAGCAATAAAATTGTGCAAAGAGCATGATATGAATACTATTGTCTCACACCGTTCGGGTGAGACCAATGACACCTTTATTGTTGATTTAGCTGTTGGTACAAGCGCTGGCCATATCAAAGCCGGTGGATTATCTCGGGGCGAGCGCATGGAAAAATATAATTACATGTTGCGCATTGAAGATGAACTTGCCCGCTCTCTGCTAGACATGTAA
- the infB gene encoding translation initiation factor IF-2 — protein MRVYELSKKLEITSKDLLEALKGKGFDVKSHMSVLSDDQLIFLQEKFKQKPVEKIKKKTETDSQSTPQKAPDATKKETPSMHVQTDSIKPSNVVQPAPSKVVTPPPSKYTQVIEKPQVIDASAPILEIVLESMSVGDAALKMHKTANDLILSLLKWGIVVNKNQLLTEDLVARLATQYQMRIIKPSTAKQAEQSVDRSAGLSQENMTERLPIVVVVGHVDHGKTTLLDFIRKTRVAAKEKGGITQHLGAYEAQTPQGNIVFLDTPGHEAFSKMRARGIKVADIAILVIAADDGIMPQTVEAMKSIKSMEVPIIVAVNKIDKVDAQRLEVVKRQLAQYDLLPEEWGGQTVVVPISAKEGKNIDALLEMVLLQAQLMELKADVGGPAKGYVLESKLEKGRGSVATLLCQQGTVKVGDYFICGNATGKVSSLVDSRGQRVMSVGPSVPVLVAGFDVLPETGSYFEVVAKEDQRKPQATERKAVPIRTLAKENAINIIVKTDSNSSKEALLESIEKLSKKSEKSFTIVHAGVGDISESDVMLAADTGSRIITLHVKPDQNAELLAQRQNVTINSFNIIYKLLEALEVVAQAAKKVKMVRKKIGEASVLRIFDIKNIGVIAGAYVKEGRFSKDGTVVVLRGNRKVGEGKIKSLQRDKKNVKEVHTNFECAFLIDGVTDWAVDDRVECYLEVPEA, from the coding sequence ATGCGTGTATATGAACTTTCAAAAAAATTAGAAATTACCTCTAAAGATCTTTTAGAAGCTCTAAAGGGTAAAGGTTTTGATGTTAAAAGCCACATGTCTGTGCTCTCTGATGACCAATTGATATTTCTGCAGGAAAAATTCAAGCAGAAACCAGTTGAAAAAATTAAGAAAAAAACTGAAACTGATTCTCAATCAACGCCTCAAAAGGCACCTGATGCAACCAAGAAAGAAACTCCCTCTATGCACGTTCAAACTGACTCAATAAAGCCTTCCAATGTTGTGCAACCGGCACCAAGCAAGGTAGTCACTCCTCCTCCATCTAAATATACTCAGGTAATTGAAAAGCCACAGGTAATAGATGCGTCCGCACCTATTCTTGAGATTGTTCTTGAGTCAATGTCGGTAGGTGATGCAGCTTTAAAAATGCATAAAACAGCAAATGACCTTATTCTTTCTTTGCTCAAGTGGGGCATTGTTGTAAACAAAAATCAACTACTCACTGAAGATTTGGTTGCTCGTCTTGCTACGCAGTATCAGATGAGAATTATTAAACCATCCACAGCAAAACAAGCTGAGCAGTCGGTAGATAGATCTGCTGGTCTTTCACAAGAAAATATGACTGAGCGTCTTCCTATTGTTGTTGTTGTTGGACATGTTGATCATGGTAAAACAACTTTGCTTGATTTTATTCGTAAAACACGTGTTGCAGCAAAAGAAAAAGGCGGCATTACGCAACATCTAGGTGCTTACGAAGCACAAACCCCACAGGGCAACATTGTATTTTTGGATACTCCTGGTCATGAGGCTTTCTCCAAAATGCGTGCGCGTGGTATTAAAGTTGCCGACATTGCTATTTTAGTAATTGCAGCTGATGATGGCATTATGCCACAAACGGTCGAAGCAATGAAAAGCATTAAATCTATGGAAGTTCCTATTATTGTTGCAGTAAACAAGATAGATAAGGTTGATGCACAACGTCTTGAAGTAGTTAAACGACAACTTGCTCAGTATGATCTGTTGCCTGAAGAATGGGGCGGTCAAACAGTAGTTGTTCCAATTTCTGCCAAAGAAGGTAAAAATATTGATGCCTTGCTTGAAATGGTTCTACTACAAGCGCAATTAATGGAATTAAAAGCAGATGTCGGTGGTCCGGCAAAAGGGTATGTTCTAGAGTCAAAGCTTGAAAAGGGTCGCGGTTCTGTTGCAACACTTCTTTGCCAGCAAGGTACCGTCAAGGTTGGCGATTATTTTATTTGTGGCAATGCGACAGGCAAAGTAAGTTCATTAGTTGATTCTCGTGGGCAACGCGTAATGAGCGTTGGTCCTTCTGTTCCAGTGTTGGTTGCAGGATTTGATGTATTGCCTGAAACAGGTAGTTATTTTGAAGTAGTTGCAAAAGAAGATCAACGTAAGCCTCAAGCAACTGAGCGTAAAGCAGTACCTATAAGAACTCTCGCCAAAGAAAATGCGATTAATATTATAGTAAAAACTGATTCTAATTCTTCTAAAGAAGCTTTGTTGGAATCTATTGAAAAGTTATCAAAAAAGAGCGAAAAAAGTTTCACTATTGTCCATGCAGGGGTTGGTGATATATCAGAAAGCGATGTAATGTTGGCTGCTGATACTGGATCTCGCATTATTACTTTGCATGTAAAACCAGATCAAAATGCAGAATTATTGGCTCAAAGACAAAACGTTACCATTAATTCGTTCAATATTATTTATAAACTGCTCGAAGCTCTTGAAGTGGTTGCACAAGCTGCTAAAAAAGTTAAGATGGTGCGCAAGAAAATTGGCGAAGCAAGTGTATTGCGTATCTTTGATATTAAAAATATTGGCGTTATTGCCGGTGCTTATGTCAAAGAAGGTCGATTCTCTAAAGATGGCACTGTTGTAGTGTTGCGCGGCAATAGAAAAGTTGGTGAAGGCAAAATTAAGAGCTTGCAGCGTGATAAAAAGAACGTAAAAGAAGTTCATACGAACTTTGAATGTGCTTTCTTGATTGATGGCGTTACTGATTGGGCTGTAGATGATCGCGTTGAGTGTTATCTAGAAGTTCCTGAAGCATAA
- the aspS gene encoding aspartate--tRNA ligase gives MQLFQRTVSCGLVNETHLNKTIHICGWVNRRRDHGGLIFIDLRDRSGLMQLVFNPDFSTVSHDVAHTLRSEYVITVSGTVVERTPETINKDLPTGKWELQVTAVTILNKAKVLPFTLEEAENVDEELRLKYRYLDLRRPEMQRRFALRHKVVFAMREFFESEGFYEFETPILTKNTPEGAREFIVPSRIYPGHFYALPQSPQLYKQLLMASGMERYFQIARCFRDEDSRTDRQPEFTQLDVEMSFITEADVQSLIERLVQFIWKKTYNIELSLPFPRMKFQEAFESYGSDKPDLRFELKINNITSLFAGTELKFLRAVLDKGGSVGALHIENREFSRSDLDGWVGKAQDLGAQGLLWVRFKEDGIAESPVAKFLAPTFLDEVKKLVPTAKPGSVLLILAGPHKQTWDILGRLRLIVGKEYNLIPQGTFNFSWITDFPMFEYDEESKQWTFVHHPFTSPQAGWENEKQGDIKARAYDIILNGIELGGGSIRIHDAAVQAKVFDMLGMSKEETNARFGFLLEAQELGFPPHGGLAIGIDRLIMLMTGSSSIREVIAFPKTQRFYDPLMESPSLVTDKQLKDYGVKLTVKQQ, from the coding sequence ATGCAACTATTTCAACGTACTGTTTCATGTGGTTTAGTAAACGAAACCCACCTCAACAAAACTATCCATATTTGTGGTTGGGTTAATAGACGTCGCGACCATGGTGGTCTCATTTTTATTGATTTGCGTGATAGAAGTGGCCTCATGCAATTGGTTTTCAATCCTGACTTTTCTACAGTATCGCACGATGTTGCACATACATTACGCTCCGAATATGTGATTACAGTAAGTGGCACTGTTGTAGAGCGTACTCCTGAAACCATCAATAAAGATTTGCCAACCGGTAAGTGGGAACTGCAAGTTACTGCGGTGACGATTTTAAATAAAGCGAAAGTGTTACCATTTACCCTTGAAGAAGCTGAAAATGTTGACGAAGAGTTGCGCCTTAAATATCGCTATCTTGATTTGCGCCGCCCAGAAATGCAGCGTCGCTTTGCATTGCGTCACAAAGTTGTTTTTGCAATGCGAGAATTTTTTGAGAGTGAAGGGTTCTATGAATTTGAAACCCCTATTTTGACCAAGAACACACCTGAAGGCGCACGGGAATTTATCGTACCTTCACGTATCTATCCGGGACATTTTTATGCATTGCCTCAATCGCCTCAATTGTATAAGCAATTATTGATGGCAAGCGGCATGGAAAGATATTTCCAAATTGCTCGCTGTTTTAGAGATGAGGACTCTCGCACTGATCGTCAACCTGAATTTACACAATTAGACGTTGAAATGTCTTTCATTACTGAGGCAGATGTTCAATCATTAATTGAACGATTAGTTCAGTTTATTTGGAAGAAAACATACAACATTGAACTGTCTCTTCCATTCCCTCGTATGAAGTTCCAAGAGGCATTTGAATCGTATGGTTCAGATAAGCCAGATTTACGTTTTGAGTTAAAAATTAACAATATCACATCACTATTTGCAGGCACTGAGCTTAAATTCTTGCGTGCAGTTCTTGATAAAGGTGGCAGTGTTGGTGCGCTCCACATAGAAAACAGAGAGTTTTCTCGTTCCGACCTTGATGGTTGGGTGGGCAAAGCACAGGATCTTGGCGCACAAGGTTTATTGTGGGTTCGCTTTAAAGAAGATGGTATTGCTGAATCACCAGTCGCAAAATTCTTGGCCCCAACATTTCTTGATGAAGTCAAAAAGCTGGTCCCAACTGCAAAGCCTGGCAGCGTGCTTTTGATTCTTGCCGGTCCACACAAACAAACATGGGATATTTTGGGTAGACTGCGTTTGATAGTCGGTAAAGAATACAATCTAATTCCACAAGGCACCTTTAATTTTTCATGGATTACTGATTTTCCAATGTTTGAATATGATGAAGAGAGCAAGCAATGGACATTTGTGCATCATCCGTTCACCTCGCCACAAGCGGGCTGGGAGAATGAAAAGCAAGGCGATATTAAGGCGCGTGCATATGACATCATTCTTAATGGTATCGAACTTGGTGGTGGCTCAATTCGTATTCATGATGCGGCGGTGCAAGCGAAAGTATTTGATATGCTTGGCATGAGTAAAGAAGAAACTAATGCTCGCTTTGGATTCTTATTGGAAGCTCAAGAATTAGGATTCCCCCCACATGGTGGTCTTGCAATTGGTATCGATCGCTTAATTATGCTTATGACAGGTTCAAGCTCTATTCGTGAAGTCATTGCATTCCCAAAGACACAACGTTTTTATGATCCGTTAATGGAATCGCCAAGTTTGGTTACTGACAAGCAACTTAAGGATTACGGCGTAAAACTTACCGTTAAACAACAGTAA